One window of the Bradyrhizobium sp. NP1 genome contains the following:
- the cobS gene encoding cobaltochelatase subunit CobS: MTTAATTKAQEITGLPDMKVSVRQVFGIDSDLEVPAYAEVDPHVPEVDADYRFDRATTLAILAGFAKNRRVMVTGYHGTGKSTHIEQVAARLNWPCVRVNLDSHISRIDLVGKDAIVIKDGKQVTEFRDGILPWALQHNVALVFDEYDAGRPDVMFVIQRVLEVSGRLTLLDQNKVIKPHPSFRLFSTANTVGLGDTSGLYHGTQQINQGQMDRWSIVTTLNYLAHDEEVEIVLAKAHHYRTQEGRDIVNKMVRLADLTRNAFANGDLSTVMSPRTVITWAENSEIFGDIGFAFRVTFLNKCDELERPLVAEFYQRCFNAELAESAVNVALS, encoded by the coding sequence ATGACGACCGCCGCCACGACCAAAGCGCAGGAAATCACCGGTTTGCCCGACATGAAGGTGTCGGTGCGGCAGGTCTTCGGGATCGACAGCGATCTCGAGGTGCCGGCTTATGCGGAAGTCGACCCGCATGTGCCTGAAGTTGATGCCGATTACCGCTTCGACCGCGCCACCACCCTCGCCATTCTCGCAGGCTTCGCCAAGAACCGCCGCGTCATGGTCACCGGCTATCACGGCACCGGCAAGTCGACCCATATCGAGCAGGTCGCGGCGCGGTTGAACTGGCCCTGCGTGCGCGTCAACCTCGACAGCCACATCAGCCGCATCGATCTCGTGGGCAAGGACGCCATCGTCATCAAGGACGGCAAGCAGGTCACCGAGTTCAGGGACGGCATCCTGCCCTGGGCGCTGCAGCACAATGTCGCGCTGGTGTTCGACGAATACGACGCCGGCCGGCCCGACGTGATGTTCGTGATCCAGCGCGTGCTGGAGGTTTCCGGCCGCCTGACCCTGCTCGACCAGAACAAGGTGATCAAGCCGCATCCGTCGTTCCGCCTGTTCTCGACCGCCAACACGGTCGGTCTCGGCGACACTTCGGGCCTCTATCACGGCACCCAGCAGATCAACCAGGGCCAGATGGACCGCTGGTCGATCGTGACCACGCTCAACTATCTCGCCCATGACGAGGAAGTCGAGATCGTGCTCGCCAAGGCGCATCACTATCGCACCCAGGAAGGCCGCGACATCGTCAACAAGATGGTGCGGCTCGCCGATCTCACGCGCAACGCGTTTGCCAATGGCGATCTGTCGACGGTGATGAGCCCGCGTACGGTGATCACCTGGGCGGAGAATTCCGAGATCTTCGGCGACATCGGCTTTGCCTTCCGCGTCACCTTCCTCAACAAGTGCGACGAGCTGGAGCGGCCGCTGGTGGCTGAATTCTATCAGCGCTGCTTCAACGCCGAGCTTGCGGAGTCCGCGGTCAACGTCGCGCTATCCTGA
- the cobT gene encoding cobaltochelatase subunit CobT: MTTSNSKFRTGAKEAPTEPFKRAVGACLKAIARTPELEVSFAAERPGLAPGKARLPEPARKMSKRDAAIVRGHADSIALKIACHDPKVHRKLMPGNPQARGVFEAVEQARVEAIGARRMSGVAKNLTAMLDDHFHRGKYDEITDRADAPLSDALAMLVRERLTGMAPPTAARKMVDLWRPILEDKIGSRLDRLSRFTEDQARFGDLVHDLLSALDLGDERNAEADDDENQDDNPDGENDQSGAEGSPDSDAAQEMSADQAQSTTEEMSESAMESAQASTSDTFDDGELGDDETPGEATRPNSRGQNEPRGPEYHAFAPKFDEVVAAEDLCDHDELERLRSYLDKQLAHLQGIVARLANRLQRRLMAQQNRAWEFDLEEGILDPARLSRVVIDPYHPLSFMHEKEATFRDTVVTLLLDNSGSMRGRPITVAATCADILARTLERCGVKVEILGFTTRAWKGGQSREAWLAAGKPANPGRLNDLRHIIYKAADAPWRRARKNLGLMMREGLLKENIDGEALDWAHKRLLGRAEQRKILMMISDGAPVDDSTLSVNPGNYLERHLRHIIEEIETRSPVELIAIGIGHDVTRYYRRAVTIVDAEELGGAITEKLAELFSETHNAPSAGPDRRRRLH; the protein is encoded by the coding sequence ATGACGACGTCCAACAGCAAATTCCGCACCGGCGCCAAGGAAGCCCCGACCGAGCCGTTCAAGCGCGCGGTGGGCGCCTGCCTCAAGGCGATCGCCAGGACGCCGGAGCTGGAAGTCTCCTTCGCCGCCGAACGCCCGGGGCTTGCGCCCGGCAAGGCGCGCCTGCCCGAGCCCGCGCGCAAGATGAGCAAGCGCGACGCCGCGATCGTGCGCGGACATGCCGATTCCATCGCGCTCAAGATCGCCTGTCATGATCCGAAGGTGCACCGCAAGCTGATGCCGGGCAATCCGCAGGCGCGCGGCGTGTTCGAGGCGGTGGAGCAGGCGCGCGTCGAGGCGATCGGGGCGCGCCGCATGTCCGGCGTCGCGAAGAACCTCACCGCGATGCTGGATGATCATTTCCACCGCGGCAAATATGACGAGATCACCGACCGCGCCGACGCGCCGCTGTCGGATGCGCTGGCGATGCTGGTGCGCGAGCGGCTGACCGGCATGGCGCCGCCCACTGCTGCGCGGAAAATGGTCGACCTGTGGCGCCCGATCCTGGAGGACAAGATCGGCTCGCGCCTCGACCGGCTCAGCCGCTTCACCGAGGACCAGGCCAGGTTCGGCGACCTCGTGCACGACCTGTTGTCGGCGCTCGACCTTGGCGACGAGCGCAATGCCGAAGCCGATGACGACGAGAACCAGGACGACAATCCCGACGGCGAGAACGATCAGTCCGGCGCCGAAGGCTCGCCCGATTCCGACGCCGCGCAGGAGATGTCCGCCGACCAGGCGCAGAGCACCACCGAAGAGATGTCCGAAAGTGCGATGGAGAGCGCGCAGGCCTCGACCAGCGACACCTTCGACGACGGCGAGCTCGGCGACGACGAAACCCCGGGGGAAGCGACGCGGCCGAATTCGCGCGGGCAGAACGAGCCGCGCGGGCCGGAATATCACGCGTTTGCGCCAAAGTTCGACGAGGTCGTCGCGGCGGAAGACCTTTGCGACCACGACGAGCTGGAGCGGCTGCGCTCCTATCTCGACAAGCAGCTTGCCCATCTGCAGGGCATCGTCGCCCGGCTCGCCAACCGGCTGCAGCGCCGCTTGATGGCGCAGCAGAACCGCGCCTGGGAGTTCGATCTCGAGGAAGGCATCCTCGATCCCGCGCGGCTGTCGCGCGTCGTGATCGATCCCTATCATCCGCTGTCCTTCATGCACGAGAAGGAGGCGACGTTCCGCGACACCGTGGTGACGCTGCTGCTCGACAATTCCGGCTCGATGCGCGGCCGGCCGATCACCGTGGCCGCGACCTGCGCCGACATCCTGGCGCGCACGCTGGAGCGCTGCGGCGTCAAGGTCGAGATCCTCGGCTTCACGACGCGCGCCTGGAAGGGCGGGCAGTCGCGCGAAGCCTGGCTTGCCGCCGGCAAGCCGGCCAATCCCGGACGGCTCAACGACCTGCGCCACATCATCTACAAGGCGGCGGACGCGCCGTGGCGGCGCGCGCGCAAGAATCTCGGCCTGATGATGCGCGAGGGTCTGCTCAAGGAGAACATCGACGGCGAGGCGCTGGATTGGGCGCACAAGCGGCTGCTCGGCCGTGCCGAGCAGCGCAAGATCCTGATGATGATCTCGGACGGCGCGCCGGTCGACGATTCCACGCTGTCGGTCAATCCCGGCAACTATCTCGAGCGGCATCTGCGTCACATCATCGAGGAGATCGAGACGCGCTCGCCGGTCGAACTGATCGCGATCGGCATCGGCCACGACGTCACGCGCTACTATCGCCGCGCGGTCACCATCGTGGATGCCGAGGAGCTCGGCGGCGCCATCACTGAAAAGCTCGCCGAGCTCTTCAGCGAGACCCACAACGCGCCTTCCGCCGGACCGGACCGCCGGCGGCGCCTGCATTGA
- a CDS encoding DedA family protein: MTSLIDQLIGFVSANAWLAYLTLFLAALLEAVPVVGSVIPGSTIILALSALVPGGELKLQWVLLAAIAGALIGDGSAFWTGHRAQKEILNTWPLTNYPRVVAQSEAFFRRWGAWAVFLARFVPPIRAFVPITAGALGMAPVRFYAVNIPAILLWAPAHVLPGVLAISALHQYAGMPHHGLGKHYWILTVIGGAIIVALAAWTIRRRHGGGAIEPATKQSR, from the coding sequence GTGACGTCACTCATCGATCAACTGATTGGGTTCGTTTCGGCCAATGCCTGGCTGGCCTATCTGACGCTCTTCCTCGCGGCGCTGTTGGAAGCGGTTCCAGTGGTTGGCTCCGTGATCCCAGGCTCGACCATCATCCTGGCGCTGAGCGCCTTGGTTCCCGGCGGCGAGTTGAAGCTGCAATGGGTGCTTCTGGCTGCCATCGCCGGCGCGCTGATCGGCGACGGCTCGGCGTTCTGGACCGGGCATCGCGCCCAGAAGGAAATCCTGAACACCTGGCCGTTGACGAATTACCCCCGTGTGGTCGCGCAGAGCGAGGCTTTCTTCCGACGCTGGGGCGCCTGGGCGGTGTTCCTGGCCCGCTTCGTGCCGCCGATCCGCGCCTTCGTGCCGATCACGGCGGGGGCGCTCGGCATGGCGCCGGTACGGTTTTACGCGGTCAACATTCCCGCGATCCTGTTGTGGGCGCCGGCGCACGTGCTGCCGGGCGTGCTCGCGATATCGGCGCTGCACCAATATGCCGGGATGCCGCATCATGGGCTCGGCAAGCACTACTGGATACTCACTGTGATCGGCGGCGCCATCATCGTCGCACTGGCGGCGTGGACGATTCGCCGCCGCCACGGCGGCGGTGCCATCGAGCCCGCAACCAAGCAGTCGCGCTGA